In one Cervus canadensis isolate Bull #8, Minnesota chromosome 22, ASM1932006v1, whole genome shotgun sequence genomic region, the following are encoded:
- the CRELD1 gene encoding protein disulfide isomerase CRELD1, whose translation MAPRSSRGMAPALLCGLSLFLGFPGLVWVQISVPPQSSPHTEPHPCHTCRGLVDSFNKGLERTIRDNFGGGNTAWEEEKLSKYKDSETRLVEVLEGVCSKSDFECHRLLELSEELVESWWFHKQQEAPDLFQWLCSDSLKLCCPSGTFGPSCLPCPGGAERPCGGYGRCEGDGTRGGSGLCDCQAGYGGEACGQCGLGYFEAERNASHLVCSACFGPCARCSGPEESHCLQCKKGWALHHLKCVDIDECGTERASCGADQFCVNTEGSYECRDCAKACLGCMGAGPGRCKKCSPGYQQVGSKCLDVDECETAVCPGENQQCENTEGSYRCVCADGYKQMEGICVKEQIPESAGFFSEMTEDELVVLQQMFFGVIICALATLAAKGDLVFTAIFIGAVAAMTGYWLSERSDRVLEGFIKGR comes from the exons ATGGCCCCAAGATCCTCAAGGGGCATGGCCCCAGCTCTGCTCTGTGGTCTGAGCCTCTTCCTTGGCTTCCCAGGCCTGGTCTGGGTCCAAATTTCTGTGCCTCCCCAGTCTTCTCCCCACACTGAGCCCCATCCGTGTCACACCTGCCGGGGACTGGTTGACAGCTTCAACAAG GGCCTGGAGAGAACCATCCGGGACAACTTTGGAGGTGGAAACACTGCTTGGGAGGAAGAGAAGTTGTCCAAATACAAAGACAG TGAGACCCGCCTGGTAGAGGTGCTTGAGGGCGTGTGCAGCAAGTCGGATTTCGAGTGCCACCGCCTGCTGGAGCTGAGTGAGGAGCTGGTGGAGAGCTGGTGGTTTCACAA GCAGCAAGAAGCCCCCGACCTCTTCCAGTGGCTCTGCTCAGATTCCCTGAAGCTCTGCTGCCCCTCAGGCACCTTCGGGCCCTCCTGCCTTC CCTGTCCTGGGGGTGCGGAGCGGCCCTGCGGTGGCTACGGCCGTTGTGAAGGGGACGGGACTCGAGGGGGCAGCGGGCTCTGTGACTGCCAAGCTGGCTACGGGGGTGAGGCCTGTGGCCAGTGCGGCCTCGGCTACTTTGAGGCGGAGCGCAACGCCAGCCATCTGGTATGTTCGG CTTGTTTTGGCCCCTGTGCCCGCTGCTCAGGACCTGAGGAGTCACACTGTTTGCAGTGCAAGAAGGGCTGGGCCCTGCATCACCTCAAGTGTGTAG ACATTGATGAATGCGGCACGGAGCGAGCCAGCTGTGGAGCCGACCAGTTTTGTGTGAACACGGAGGGCTCCTACGAGTGCCGGG ACTGTGCCAAGGCCTGCCTGGGCTGCATGGGGGCGGGACCCGGCCGCTGTAAGAAGTGTAGCCCTGGCTACCAGCAGGTGGGCTCCAAGTGTCTCG ATGTGGACGAGTGCGAGACGGCGGTGTGCCCAGGAGAGAACCAGCAATGTGAGAACACCGAGGGCAGTTACCGCTGCGTCTGTGCCGACGGCTACAAACAGATGGAAGGCATCTGTGTGAAGGAGCAGATCCCAG AGTCAGCGGGCTTCTTCTCGGAGATGACGGAGGACGAGCTGGTGGTGCTGCAGCAGATGTTCTTTGGTGTCATCATCTGCGCACTGGCCACACTGGCTGCCAAGGGCGACTTGGTCTTTACCGCCATCTTCATTGGAGCTGTGGCAGCCATGACTGGCTACTGGTTGTCAGAGCGCAGTGACCGTGTGCTGGAGGGCTTCATCAAGGGCAGATAA
- the PRRT3 gene encoding proline-rich transmembrane protein 3, with translation MRRGAQLQGRAQGERGGCQLGAQAHSVRTGSRGLEAQASAWSMAPSPWGCMDGFLLLLPLLSLGTSPALGRGLPRPLEDSEPHLTLGAHDRGPLDMERRAFNFFGEKPRDQSPWNTSVAQVPAEEMPERPEDTLGPALHGPKAAHGAQREGLSVTDDLQVARGPISQGWTGPPDSQEPMDQEAPIPYPLGPPHLPFFPTTPRLQLRLATVPPTSAEPGGQVGQLPPRDGLSAKGKTRVSETFPWDHKGPSPTLAPHPDIVARPGLEEQGGDEEDFQEAAQGPLSTQQGPAAPDTGSVSPAEGASSQEPESQPDLALARSLPPTEEQSMELPKTAGGGEAWEVSFSSPSPKQAHLPDVRGSPGPQPSDPPVSETSDGQPKPELAAVNGADPISPQRVRGAVEAPGTPKSLIPGPLDLGPTANRTESPVGSLKPDEAEEWPGRPQSHPPAPPVQAPSTSRRGLIRVTTQRALGQPPPPEPSASSTASVPASSPPANATAPPLRWGPLRRVLSFSWELHVYGVGVLFLLPALLALASLAAAPAGPRLALVAAVLVLVAAGLRSAYMLTDPYGSQARLGLRAGLVLYNLPFPLLLTALAALTLLGLGVGLPQQLQNPLLLGALALAHGLGLLATDLLSARPALNLLAQGLSCAWGAAVALGTLCLCRRRLLDGPRGWDASPGPRLLAVAGALGLLASGLQLAAALWLYPGPGRVGRFSWAWWGVHFWLRLLELTWALTLALAALASARPRPPTEHACWAKLLRLACPTPSSKSEVPERPNNCYAGPSGVSAGTLDISKSLIRNPAEGGPPATPSSGAWGSAASLSRGPQGGPGLSRSSVGPAPSISELDLRPPSPINLSRSIDAALFREHLVQDSVFRRCGLRCLASPPPGGALRSRRGSHPDAELDALGSSLLRGRSRSLSDVRMRGPVPPHVVDEVDAAASGSSVDSFSRGSLKISWNPWRHGLSSVDSLPLDELPSTVQLLSTPAPALAPARSGEPQNGIQPRCKTGDSRSASSDTIEL, from the exons ATGCGGCGTGGAGCGCAGCTTCAGGGACGCGCGCAAGGTGAACGCGGGGGCTGCCAGCTTGGCGCCCAG GCTCATTCGGTAAGGACTGGAAGCAGAGGGCTCGAGGCCCAGGCATCAGCGTGGAGCatggcccccagcccctggggctGCATGGATGGCTTCCTGCTGCTATTGCCCCTGCTGTCCCTGGggaccagccctgccctgggccgGGGCCTTCCCAGACCCCTTGAGGACTCAGAACCACACTTGACCCTTGGAGCCCATGACAGAGGCCCTCTTGACATGGAGCGTCGGGCCTTCAACTTCTTCGGGGAGAAGCCCCGAGACCAGAGCCCCTGGAACACCAGTGTTGCCCAGGTCCCTGCTGAGGAGATGCCAGAGAGGCCCGAAGACACCCTTGGCCCAGCCCTGCATGGACCTAAAGCAGCCCATGGGGCTCAGAGAGAAGGACTCTCAGTGACCGACGACCTCCAGGTGGCTCGAGGGCCAATTTCTCAGGGCTGGACAGGACCTCCTGACTCACAGGAGCCTATGGATCAGGAAGCACCAATCCCCTATCCACTGGggcccccccacctccctttctTCCCCACGACTCCCAGACTCCAACTCCGGCTAGCCACAGTTCCTCCCACGTCGGCGGAACCTGGAGGCCAAGTGGGACAGCTACCACCTAGAGATGGTCTATCGGCCAAAGGCAAGACCAGGGTCTCAGAGACGTTTCCCTGGGACCACAAGGGCCCTTCCCCAACTCTTGCGCCCCACCCGGATATTGTGGCGAGGCCAGGGCTGGAAGAACAGGGTGGGGATGAAGAGGACTTCCAGGAGGCAGCTCAAGGCCCCCTCTCCACCCAACAGGGTCCAGCAGCCCCTGATACTGGCTCAGTATCACCAGCTGAGGGGGCATCCTCTCAGGAGCCTGAGTCCCAGCCAGACCTGGCACTGGCCAGAAGCCTTCCTCCCACTGAGgagcagtccatggagctgcccAAGACggctggaggtggggaggccTGGGAAGTCAGTTTTTCAAGTCCCTCCCCCAAACAGGCTCACCTCCCTGATGTCAGGGGCTCACCAGGACCTCAACCATCAGATCCCccagtctcagagacttctgatGGGCAGCCCAAGCCAG AGTTGGCAGCAGTGAATGGAGCAGATCCCATCTCCCCTCAGCGGGTGAGAGGTGCAGTGGAGGCCCCAGGTACCCCCAAGTCCCTCATCCCTGGCCCCTTGGACCTTGGCCCAACTGCAAACCGAACAGAGAGCCCTGTGGGATCCCTGAAGCCAG ATGAAGCCGAGGAGTGGCCGGGGCGCCCCCAAAGCCATCCCCCAGCACCCCCTGTCCAGGCCCCCTCGACGTCTCGCCGGGGCCTCATTCGGGTCACCACGCAGCGCGCCCTGGGCCAGCCACCCCCTCCGGAGCCCTCAGCCAGCTCCACGGCATCagtccctgcctccagccccccAGCCAACGCCACGGCACCCCCTCTGCGCTGGGGTCCTCTGCGACGGGTGCTGAGCTTTTCCTGGGAGCTGCACGTTTACGGGGTGGGGGTGCTCTTCCTGCTGCCCGCGTTGTTGGCACTGGCGTCGCTGGCAGCCGCCCCTGCTGGGCCCCGGCTGGCGCTGGTAGCGGCGGTGCTGGTGCTGGTAGCGGCGGGGCTGCGGTCCGCCTACATGCTCACCGACCCGTATGGCTCGCAGGCACGGCTGGGTTTGCGCGCCGGCCTGGTGCTCTACAATCTGCCCTTCCCCTTGCTACTCACCGCGCTGGCGGCCCTGACCTTGCTGGGTCTGGGCGTGGGGCTGCCACAGCAGCTGCAAAACCCGCTCCTCCTGGGAGCGCTGGCGTTGGCGCACGGCTTGGGGCTGCTCGCCACAGACCTGCTGTCAGCGAGGCCTGCGCTCAACCTCCTGGCCCAGGGTTTATCGTGCGCCTGGGGCGCGGCCGTGGCTCTGGGCACTCTCTGTCTGTGCCGTCGCCGCCTGTTGGACGGGCCGAGGGGCTGGGATGCCAGCCCGGGCCCGAGGCTGCTGGCCGTGGCCGGCGCGCTGGGGCTGCTGGCCAGCGGCTTGCAGCTGGCGGCGGCGCTCTGGCTGTACCCGGGCCCGGGCCGGGTGGGCCGCTTCTCGTGGGCTTGGTGGGGCGTCCACTTCTGGCTGCGCCTACTGGAGCTGACATGGGCACTCACCCTGGCACTGGCCGCTCTGGCCTCCGCGCGGCCCAGGCCGCCCACAGAGCACGCTTGCTGGGCTAAGCTGCTGCGCCTGGCGTGCCCCACGCCCTCTAGCAAGAGCGAGGTGCCGGAGCGGCCCAACAACTGCTATGCGGGGCCCAGTGGCGTCAGCGCAGGTACCCTGGACATCAGCAAGAGCCTCATCCGCAATCCGGCGGAGGGTGGGCCTCCAGCCACGCCCAGTTCCGGCGCCTGGGGTTCGGCTGCGTCACTGAGCCGCGGTCCCCAGGGTGGCCCCGGACTGTCCCGCAGCAGCGTGGGGCCGGCGCCATCGATAAGCGAGCTGGACCTGCGGCCGCCATCACCCATCAACCTGAGCCGCAGCATCGATGCCGCGCTCTTCCGAGAGCACTTGGTGCAAGACAGCGTCTTCCGACGCTGCGGCCTCCGCTGCCTGGCCTCCCCGCCGCCCGGGGGCGCGCTGCGGTCGCGCCGGGGCAGCCACCCCGACGCGGAGCTCGACGCCTTGGGTTCTTCGCTCCTCCGAGGCCGAAGCCGGTCGCTTAGCGACGTGCGCATGCGCGGCCCGGTCCCGCCACACGTGGTGGACGAAGTTGACGCGGCGGCTTCCGGCAGCTCCGTGGACAGCTTCTCCCGGGGCTCGCTCAAGATCAGCTGGAACCCGTGGCGTCACGGGCTGTCATCGGTGGATAGTCTGCCTCTGGATGAGCTGCCCAGCACAGTGCAGCTACTGTCTACCCCAGCTCCTGCCCTGGCTCCCGCGCGGTCTGGGGAGCCCCAGAATGGGATCCAGCCTCGCTGCAAGACGGGAGACTCGCGCAGCGCCTCCAGTGACACCATCGAGCTTTGA